One stretch of Podospora pseudoanserina strain CBS 124.78 chromosome 4, whole genome shotgun sequence DNA includes these proteins:
- a CDS encoding hypothetical protein (EggNog:ENOG503P6YV), which yields MAEMAETTTDPATGSVPTPTPTAAPAAASTTVPAPVPPQASDPAQSTPHFAPGHFVPAPLNAPPQYVSPRSYRITKLAGRIFSIVCCIVAIGLSAGLMADSRTDGVYGFYGIIIIPSTVVCMVWDVAEIICIMKREGNRGIHPGAIVGVDLILWLGLVFLTLLTVTLSATHAERHIEGYYETWDSETRRWTSSIDLDSPEMRALVRKISGLSQTLSAFVVFLTLTHLGLFIIGCIETNYRNRRPRIVYVMAPPPANAYAPAAPPGVLPAPYGAPMMRTPPQVIPMMPIQPVPMHVPVRETKPVVAQQERYA from the exons aTGGCAGAAATGGCTGAGACGACGACCGACCCGGCGACGGGGTCAGTACCAACGCCAACACCTACAGCAGCACCCGCAGCAGCATCTACAACAGTACCTGCACCAGTGCCGCCACAAGCATCGGACCCCGCACAGTCAACACCACATTTTGCTCCAGGCCATTTCGTGCCTGCTCCGCTGAACGCGCCGCCACAATATGTGTCGCCGAGATCTTATCGGATCACCAAGTTGGCTGGCAGGATATTTTCGATTGTTTGCTGCATCGTCGCCATAGGTCTTTCGGCCGGCCTGATGGCTGATTCAAGAACTGATGGCGTTTATGGCTTTTacggcatcatcatcataccGTCG ACCGTCGTCTGCATGGTTTGGGACGTTGCCGAAATCATCTGCATCATGAAGCGTGAGGGCAACAGGGGCATCCACCCCGGCGCCATTGTTGGTGTCGACCTGATCCTCTGGCTTGGCCTGGTCTTTTTGACCCTCTTGACCGTTACACTCTCGGCGACACATGCAGAACGGCACATTGAGGGGTATTACGAAACCTGGGACTCTGAAACTAGGAGGTGGACATCGTCTATCGACCTCGATTCGCCCGAAATGAGGGCTCTTGTGAGAAAAATTAGTGGACTCTCACAGACATTATCTGCCTTTGTTGTCTTCTTGAC TCTGACGCACCTTGGTCTTTTTATCATTGGGTGTATCGAGACGAATTATCGAAACAGGCGGCCGAGGATTGTCTATGTGATGGCACCGCCTCCAGCGAATGCATACGCCCCTGCCGCTCCTCCGGGCGTGTTGCCTGCACCGTATGGAGCTCCGATGATGCGAACTCCTCCTCAGGTGATACCTATGATGCCAATCCAGCCTGTGCCCATGCATGTGCCTGTCCGGGAGACAAAGCCGGTTGTTGCGCAGCAGGAGAGATATGCTTGA
- a CDS encoding hypothetical protein (COG:G; EggNog:ENOG503NZ6P; CAZy:GT69) translates to MNPEATTLPRLHCPQPDTSRYDYLVAPENAETGSIRYFIALDLRQCASLLPRLLGSVIEAIRFLGPQTCALSIIEGNSDDGTGEVLAALRPELDALTTTYYFKTSNINPKKGDRIQKLAQLRNMALQPLVDDTEAVKFSAKNTTIVFLNDVAICLEDILELLHQKRILGADMMCAMDWTYVGPDPTFYDVWIARGMNGDSFFEIPPDGNWNSAWNLFWNNPSAQQRLLSHQPFQVFSCWNGAAAFTATPIMDRTIAFRAHREGECLQGEPQLLCKDMWFHGYGKIAVVPAVNLEYSNEDGKRIKEAKGYVSRWASTPGHRDETIEWQLEPPEKVKCIPKYENQFFEAWNSTQAGT, encoded by the coding sequence ATGAACCCAGAAGCTACAACCTTACCTCGACTGCATTGCCCCCAACCCGACACATCACGCTACGATTATCTCGTCGCACCGGAAAACGCAGAGACAGGCTCAATCCGATACTTCATAGCACTCGATCTTCGACAATGTGCATCGCTTCTTCCCCGACTCTTGGGGAGCGTCATCGAGGCAATTCGATTTCTAGGTCCACAAACCTGCGCCTTGTCCATCATCGAGGGGAATTCGGACGACGGTACCGGGGAGGTCCTGGCTGCCTTACGACCCGAGTTGGATGCTTTGACAACCACCTATTACTTCAAGAcgagcaacatcaacccaaAAAAGGGGGACCGAATCCAAAAGCTTGCTCAACTGAGGAATATGGCTCTTCAGCCGCTGGTAGACGACACCGAGGCCGTCAAGTTCTCCGCTAAGAACACAACCATTGTCTTTTTGAACGATGTGGCAATCTGTTTGGAAGATATTCTTGAGCTCTTACATCAGAAGCGCATACTCGGTGCCGACATGATGTGCGCTATGGACTGGACCTATGTTGGCCCAGACCCAACATTTTACGATGTTTGGATAGCGCGAGGGATGAACGGAGACTCCTTCTTTGAGATTCCGCCAGATGGAAATTGGAACTCGGCCTGGAATCTCTTTTGGAACAATCCAAGCGCCCAGCAACGTTTGCTTTCGCACCAACCATTTCAGGTGTTTTCCTGCTGGAACGGAGCCGCGGCGTTTACAGCGACACCCATCATGGATCGAACCATTGCATTTCGAGCCCATAGGGAGGGCGAATGTCTTCAGGGTGAGCCACAGTTGCTCTGCAAAGACATGTGGTTCCACGGCTACGGAAAGATTGCTGTTGTTCCTGCCGTCAACCTCGAGTACTCGAACGAGGATGGCAAACGGATCAAAGAGGCAAAAGGCTATGTTTCCCGCTGGGCCAGCACGCCTGGACACCGGGACGAAACTATCGAGTGGCAACTTGAACCACCTGAGAAGGTCAAGTGCATACCAAAGTACGAGAACCAGTTCTTTGAAGCCTGGAACTCGACACAGGCTGGAACCTGA
- a CDS encoding hypothetical protein (EggNog:ENOG503P5NW), whose protein sequence is MAIPLLSILCFHAFNGLSQASFFSHHTNATTLIQQKRQGTVLVTKYFTLFSTSNPSSIRTANIGFDCRVDLIHDLWGFCPTSVISATDCGLAGSCVDKHGCSGGCGFTNAALTTFTCSGALAPFCSTALLTLPNNVGPFTYLACGKGPSTDNYFAFTKRGETTTISTMSMTRLLQDTSTSASSAILPTLVDLLTSDPGFPTSSNERTSQSNTKSDGNTQPNNTGAIVGGVIGSFALLCASGIAIV, encoded by the exons ATGGCCATCCCTCTTCTGTCCATACTTTGCTTTCACGCTTTCAACGGGTTAAGCCAAGCGTCGTTCTTCTCACACCACACAAATGCAACAACCCTCATCCAGCAGAAAAGGCAGGGAACCGTTCTGGTCACCAAATACTTCACCCTTTTCTCAACAAGCAACCCCTCGAGCATTCGGACAGCCAACATTGGTTTCGATTGCCGCGTCGATTTGATCCACGACCTCTGGGGTTTCTGTCCGACCTCTGTCATCTCAGCCACTGACTGCGGCCTGGCAGGCAGCTGTGTTGACAAGCATGGCTGTTCTGGAGGATGCGGGTTTACCAACGCTGCTCTGACAACATTTACTTG CTCTGGTGCCTTGGCGCCATTTTGCTCTACAGCGCTGCTTACTCTCCCCAACAACGTTGGTCCATTTACCTATCTTGCATGCGGGAAGGGTCCCAGTACCGACAACTATTTCGCGTTCACGAAAAGAGGTGAAACCACTACCATTTCGACTATGTCTATGACTAGACTGCTTCAAGATACGTCGACGTCGGCTAGCTCCGCTATCCTCCCTACGCTGGTTGACTTGTTGACTTCCGATCCGGGGTTTCCGACCTCTTCAAATGAAAGGACGAGCCAGTCTAACACTAAAAGTGACGGGAACACCCAGCCAAACAACACTGGTGCCATTGTAGGCGGCGTGATAGGCTCCTTCGCACTGCTATGTGCGTCAGGCATTGCCATAGTCTGA
- a CDS encoding hypothetical protein (EggNog:ENOG503PYBT): protein MATPTTYAQFTPPASCGIGKDLYAVEKTCWVYDPRPSPTFTVSPPKVPECTAVQLGDPYDKYNPDCYAAWSFRPGGATGVSYVGCPVSYTVATSTTWHPFWRTVDGTSTRAIDVVEKIVHCCPEGDVKFTYFDEGGRSSTFVHEGITWRADAYLMPRCRGTMRGGRRTVTLTEYTDTQGWEKKKRDVGLRTEVWEGGKEVWAGEESYSATYFADGYTCYGNCTKYWLESYTSPVYVPTTKVEESEVVTTTTPDRDDATTTAAGGGTVTVTIPPTTGPGTGGLLPTPTQSNQVPVPAGGVVGRGSVRAGLLVGLMGVVAGLVM from the coding sequence ATGGCCACCCCGACAACCTACGCCCAGTTCACGCCCCCGGCATCATGCGGCATCGGCAAGGACCTCTACGCAGTAGAAAAGACCTGCTGGGTGTATGACCCCCGcccctcacccaccttcACAGTCAGTCCCCCAAAAGTGCCCGAGTGCACCGCCGTCCAGCTGGGAGACCCCTACGACAAATACAACCCAGACTGCTACGCCGCCTGGTCCTTCCGCCCCGGCGGCGCCACCGGCGTGAGCTACGTCGGCTGCCCAGTCAGCTATACCGTcgccacctccacaacctggCACCCGTTTTGGAGGACAGTCGACGGCACAAGCACCCGCGCGATCGACGTCGTGGAGAAAATCGTCCACTGCTGTCCTGAAGGTGACGTCAAGTTCACGTACTTTGACGAAGGGGGTAGAAGCAGCACGTTTGTGCACGAGGGGATCACCTGGAGGGCAGATGCGTATCTCATGCCGCGGTGCAGGGGGACcatgaggggggggaggaggacggtcACCTTGACCGAGTACACCGATACTcaggggtgggagaagaagaagcgggaCGTGGGGTTGCGGAcggaggtgtgggaggggggtaaggaggtttgggctggggaggagagttATTCCGCGACTTACTTTGCGGATGGGTACACTTGTTATGGGAATTGTACAAAGTATTGGCTGGAGAGCTATACCTCTCCGGTTTATGTGCCCACGaccaaggtggaggagagtgaggtGGTCACGACGACCACTCCGGATAGGGATGACGCTACTactactgctgctggtggcggcACTGTCACTGTGACGATTCCTCCTACTACTGGGCCGGGGACTGGTGGGTTGTTACCGACTCCTACACAATCTAATCAGGTACCCGTGCCTGCGGGCGGAGTGGTGGGTAGGGGCAGCGTGAGAGCTGGGCTGTtggtgggtttgatgggggttgttgctggtctTGTGATGTAG
- a CDS encoding hypothetical protein (EggNog:ENOG503PEVW) yields MASINPLQKLSIFQHNTTSPVDSKAMNDAFALFSLLPAELRVKIWRTSLQRQRIIQVVLTPLHEAKSRYAIESNIDTPNGEEFIAEVGGVKTISKLMRVNSEARHEALLFYRVHLPCRFIKPWEIKAQPVAHPRGVLYFNPEHDFLHIFHTKGNDGENPASLVTPSNFLYHLKTTHDRRHVGLLNLALDRDPAKADWRAGAVRFDASFEASKLVPKVRKALKQTLAQLREVFFVFRTPVVRDGGQPDEDQLGLLHGSPLPIWSASPGFDRIAHDPRPGVLDALRENASFYWFGLDSTLNDWNRLLDVLGVPSLGSNPPPRTRYSCGLTYSVDSALTWESFVREAVPKPQNYVFDVETAQNYLSLQQKRAGGASAAGWMPTFGFWLFRLPEGIEHISRFRNSYHDDQGRLLLRQPMPDLTKVWPELLVSNL; encoded by the coding sequence ATGGCATCCATAAATCCGTTGCAAAAGCTCTCCATTTTCCagcacaacaccaccagccctgTCGACAGCAAGGCGATGAATGATGCCTTTGCATTGTTCTCATTGTTACCTGCAGAACTGCGGGTCAAAATTTGGAGGACCTCTCTCCAACGCCAACGAATCATCCAGGTGGTGCTCACACCACTCCACGAAGCCAAAAGCCGCTACGCCATCGAGAGCAACATCGACACGCCAAATGGCGAGGAGTTCATCGCTGAAGTTGGCGGTGTCAAAACCATCAGCAAGCTGATGCGCGTCAACAGCGAAGCTAGGCACGAAGCACTGCTGTTCTATCGCGTACACCTTCCTTGCAGATTCATCAAACCCTGGGAGATCAAAGCCCAACCAGTCGCCCACCCCCGTGGGGTCCTTTACTTCAACCCTGAACACGACTTCCTCCACATTTTCCACACCAAAGGCAACGACGGGGAGAACCCGGCTTCTCTTGTGACGCCGTCGAATTTCCTCTACCATCTCAAAACAACTCATGACCGCCGACATGTCGGCTTGCTCAACCTCGCACTTGACAGAGACCCAGCAAAGGCGGACTGGAGGGCCGGCGCAGTGCGGTTTGACGCCTCTTTTGAGGCGTCCAAGCTTGTTCCAAAAGTCAGGAAGGCCTTGAAACAAACACTTGCCCAACTGAGGGAGGTTTTCTTCGTTTTCCGCACGCCTGTCGTCCGAGATGGCGGCCAGCCTGACGAGGATCAGCTCGGATTGCTTCATGGTAGCCCTCTGCCCATCTGGTCAGCGTCCCCTGGCTTTGACCGTATCGCCCACGATCCGCGCCCTGGTGTCCTTGATGCTCTGAGAGAGAACGCAAGCTTCTACTGGTTCGGTCTCGACAGCACGCTCAACGACTGGAATCGCCTTCTCGATGTGCTCGGGGTGCCGTCATTGGGGTCGAACCCGCCTCCCCGGACTCGGTATTCGTGCGGCTTGACATACTCGGTCGACAGCGCTCTGACGTGGGAGTCTTTTGTGAGGGAGGCAGTGCCAAAGCCGCAGAACTACGTGTTTGATGTCGAGACGGCGCAGAACTATCTCAGTTTGCAGCAGAAGAGAGCTGGGGGTGCGAGTGCTGCTGGGTGGATGCCGACGTTCGGGTTCTGGTTGTTCCGGTTGCCCGAGGGGATTGAGCATATCTCTCGGTTTCGCAACAGTTATCATGATGATCAGGGCCGTCTGCTGCTGCGTCAGCCTATGCCGGACCTGACAAAGGTTTGGCCGGAGCTGCTGGTTTCGAATTTGTAG
- a CDS encoding hypothetical protein (EggNog:ENOG503PYAC) has product MKFLGITTLLLPATALAQGVVFTRQIIATGDGCNSATIRPVFSADNRSVEVTLDRFFAQLPIPRETFCSLDFRVTHPVGRSTVNAVATLIGDVSLPEAGVSAFVQRNYVISPTTVGRPTGETDPPALEFVGPTAVGFNEVDRFTYSQSFTATQDRTVSIKLNDARLRLQQSTGDEGFIRQSVFILDIHDQSSS; this is encoded by the coding sequence ATGAAGTTCCTCGGCATCAccactcttcttctccccgcCACCGCACTGGCTCAAGGTGTCGTGTTCACACGCCAAATCATTGCCACTGGCGATGGGTGCAACTCGGCCACCATCCGCCCTGTCTTCAGTGCCGACAACAGGTCCGTGGAGGTCACACTTGACCGCTTCTTCGCCCAgctccccatcccccgcgAGACCTTCTGCTCTCTCGACTTCCGCGTAACGCACCCCGTCGGCCGTAGCACCGTCAACGCTGTCGCCACGCTCATCGGCGATGTCTCGTTGCCAGAGGCGGGTGTTTCCGCCTTTGTGCAGCGCAACTACGTgatctcccccaccaccgtggGACGTCCCACTGGCGAGACCGACCCTCCCGCGCTCGAGTTTGTCGGACCTACCGCTGTTGGCTTCAACGAGGTGGACCGGTTCACCTACAGCCAGAGCTTCACCGCCACCCAGGACCGCACCGTCAGCATCAAGCTCAATGACGCCCGGCTTCGCCTTCAGCAGTCTACCGGGGATGAGGGGTTTATCCGCCAGTCCGTGTTCATCCTTGACATTCACGATCAGTCTTCGTCTTGA